In the genome of cyanobacterium endosymbiont of Braarudosphaera bigelowii, one region contains:
- a CDS encoding rhodanese-like domain-containing protein, with the protein MSQNQSISTITVKELAEYLVKDSSELQLIDVREPEEVKIASIKGFKIFSLSQFHEWSKTIIYDLDFNKETLVLCHHGVRSSQMCFWLLQTGFLNVKNIQGGIAAYSSIIDNSIPQY; encoded by the coding sequence ATGTCCCAGAATCAATCTATCTCAACGATTACAGTAAAAGAGCTTGCTGAATATCTTGTAAAAGACAGTTCTGAATTACAGTTAATAGATGTAAGAGAACCAGAAGAAGTAAAGATAGCTAGCATTAAAGGTTTTAAAATATTTTCCTTAAGTCAGTTTCATGAATGGTCTAAAACAATTATCTATGACTTAGATTTTAACAAAGAAACATTAGTTCTTTGTCATCATGGAGTAAGGTCTTCTCAAATGTGTTTTTGGTTACTTCAAACTGGGTTTCTTAATGTTAAAAACATACAAGGAGGAATTGCTGCTTACTCTTCAATAATTGACAATAGTATTCCTCAATATTAA
- the rplU gene encoding 50S ribosomal protein L21 encodes MNYAIVEAGGAQFRVEPGRFYDMNRLTTDSNNSYVIEKVLLISDDDNITVGHPFIEGATVEGTVLRERRGQKVIVYKMRPKKKTRKKRGHRQELSRLMINSISLNGSVICTSSPDTSIGEDITKEE; translated from the coding sequence ATGAATTATGCAATCGTTGAGGCTGGAGGAGCGCAATTTCGTGTCGAGCCTGGTCGTTTCTATGATATGAACCGTCTTACTACTGACAGTAATAACTCTTACGTAATTGAAAAAGTACTACTGATTAGTGATGATGATAATATAACTGTTGGTCACCCTTTTATCGAGGGAGCTACAGTAGAGGGAACTGTACTTAGAGAGCGCCGAGGACAAAAAGTTATTGTCTACAAAATGCGTCCTAAGAAGAAAACGCGCAAGAAAAGAGGACATCGTCAAGAGCTTAGCCGTTTAATGATTAATTCTATTAGTCTCAATGGTTCAGTTATTTGTACAAGCTCTCCAGATACTTCTATTGGAGAAGATATAACAAAAGAAGAATAA
- a CDS encoding sodium:solute symporter family protein, with amino-acid sequence MHLIDWIVVLIYFFVTTILGLFVSYKKKIPAKNLEDNTYFVSDLLAGRNLSWWLAGTSMAATTFSIDTPLYICGIVASRGIVGNWEWWSFGISNIFLIYVFAGMWRRSGLLTDAEITELRYGGRNAAILRATKAFLFAIPINCIGIGYAMLAMIKMVNALELWQSLGFNPGEGVKLWTIISLNFFVLIYTGISGLWGVVITDFFQFFLGLVGSIILSIVTVYDAGGIGKLVVDVQNVTDFDVLSFIPIIYDGNFSFTWNDAAGITATTFSTYLFVQWWSFRRSDGGGEFVQRLLSVKGDTETKAKYEAEKATWLFNILNYVVRTWPWIVTALASIVLLPNLEDPELAYPTLMITYLPPIALGLVVSSLIAAFMSTISTSINWGASYLSNDLYKRFFRPEASDHELTVVVKVASVVVIILGSITAFYANDIRTIFRIVLAIGTGPGLVLILRWYWFRINAAAELSAMIAGFILGLISTFNPTFNVIFSDFGSKLLGISIITGVIWITTMFLTPPEKEETLINFYRHIRPGGRGWYFQQQQTGLKPAQDLRMDLLKVLAALLILFGSMFAIGGFLLLQPITGFISLMFAVFGGILLKNLEKKEISF; translated from the coding sequence ATGCACCTAATAGATTGGATTGTTGTTTTAATTTATTTTTTTGTTACTACTATCTTAGGGTTATTTGTATCTTATAAAAAAAAAATACCTGCCAAAAATCTAGAGGACAATACTTACTTTGTTAGTGATTTACTTGCGGGACGAAATTTATCTTGGTGGTTAGCAGGAACAAGTATGGCTGCAACAACATTTTCCATTGATACTCCTTTATATATATGTGGTATAGTTGCAAGCCGTGGAATTGTTGGAAATTGGGAGTGGTGGAGCTTTGGAATCTCTAACATTTTTTTAATATATGTCTTTGCTGGTATGTGGAGAAGATCAGGGCTGTTGACAGATGCTGAAATTACTGAGCTTAGATACGGTGGAAGAAATGCGGCTATTCTAAGGGCTACCAAAGCATTCTTGTTCGCTATACCAATTAATTGCATTGGTATAGGGTATGCCATGTTAGCTATGATAAAAATGGTTAATGCTTTAGAATTATGGCAAAGCTTGGGTTTCAACCCTGGTGAGGGAGTTAAACTTTGGACAATAATATCCTTAAATTTTTTTGTTTTAATTTATACAGGAATATCAGGACTTTGGGGCGTAGTAATAACAGATTTTTTTCAATTTTTTTTAGGATTAGTTGGATCAATAATACTATCTATTGTTACTGTCTATGATGCAGGGGGAATAGGTAAATTAGTGGTAGATGTTCAAAATGTAACTGATTTTGATGTGTTATCTTTTATTCCCATTATTTATGATGGAAACTTTAGTTTTACCTGGAATGACGCAGCAGGAATAACAGCTACCACATTTTCTACTTATCTGTTTGTACAGTGGTGGTCATTTAGACGTAGTGATGGAGGAGGAGAATTTGTTCAGAGACTACTCTCAGTAAAAGGAGATACAGAAACTAAAGCGAAGTACGAAGCAGAAAAAGCAACTTGGCTTTTTAATATTCTTAATTATGTTGTTAGAACCTGGCCATGGATAGTTACAGCACTGGCTTCTATCGTTTTATTACCTAATTTAGAGGATCCTGAATTAGCGTATCCTACACTGATGATAACTTATTTACCTCCTATAGCTCTTGGCTTAGTTGTTTCATCTTTAATTGCTGCATTTATGAGTACAATTTCTACTTCAATTAATTGGGGAGCTTCTTATTTAAGCAATGATTTATATAAACGCTTTTTTCGTCCTGAGGCTTCTGACCATGAATTAACCGTCGTTGTTAAAGTAGCTTCAGTTGTAGTGATAATTTTAGGATCTATTACTGCTTTTTATGCAAATGATATCCGTACAATATTTCGTATAGTACTTGCTATTGGAACTGGTCCTGGGTTAGTTCTCATTCTAAGATGGTACTGGTTTCGTATTAATGCTGCAGCTGAGTTGTCAGCAATGATTGCAGGATTTATCTTGGGATTAATATCAACTTTTAATCCAACTTTTAATGTGATCTTTTCTGATTTCGGTTCGAAACTATTGGGAATTTCAATTATTACTGGAGTAATATGGATTACTACAATGTTTTTAACTCCTCCTGAAAAAGAAGAAACATTAATTAATTTCTATAGGCATATACGACCAGGAGGACGAGGTTGGTATTTTCAACAGCAGCAGACTGGATTAAAACCAGCTCAAGATTTAAGGATGGACTTACTAAAAGTATTAGCAGCTCTTCTGATACTTTTTGGTAGTATGTTCGCTATTGGAGGCTTTTTGCTTCTACAGCCAATAACTGGATTTATTTCATTAATGTTTGCAGTTTTTGGAGGAATTTTATTGAAAAATCTTGAGAAAAAAGAAATAAGTTTTTAG
- a CDS encoding glycosyltransferase family 39 protein → MLKVRLYRQWINQLFYVNNWILLVFWIVIGSILRFTNLSAKSPWTDEFATMVFSLGNDFRTIPLNQLISLDTLLQPLQFNTNVSISNIISLLLEEDNHPPLYFILNHLWINLLSYLGIVRNIDIGIMRTLPAFLGILSIPGIYILSSISFRSRLAGQISAALMAVSPYGIYLAQEARHYTFAILFVIASLLCLIIAIKRIREDLIVPYWLVLVWSLVNSIGLSIHYFFCLTLISEIITLVFLARSQSQRKSLILQKINYYRIFLIIIGTSCTGLIWLLTIIPKGYGNDMISWIHPINNILYFISPPFQLLAVWIPMISLLPVESSSIPIVILSGLILLLFFIYLVPYILREVKVGLKNKQFRLPFIIFIFFISIVISLFLIITYLAKLDLTRGARYSFTYFPAVIALLGGILAIPWQDNIQHQFLKTDPFFLLNRKIGFYIIWIMGLLGSITVLVNLGYQKYYRPEQFVNIFENTVSHHAVIVTTHKSLVQIGEMMGIGLELRNSQKLTNTSFLLVNEDKKYSSQETKTLQTIVENIKDPLEVWTVNFNDSIKLKNCDFDKKKYPHIDGYRYERYICN, encoded by the coding sequence GTGCTAAAAGTTAGATTATATAGGCAATGGATTAATCAATTATTTTATGTAAATAATTGGATTTTATTAGTTTTTTGGATAGTAATTGGTAGTATTCTTCGATTTACTAATTTAAGTGCTAAGTCGCCATGGACTGATGAATTTGCCACTATGGTTTTTAGTTTGGGAAATGATTTTCGTACAATACCTCTGAATCAGCTTATTTCATTAGATACACTTTTGCAACCATTACAGTTCAATACGAACGTAAGTATTAGTAATATTATATCTCTATTGTTAGAAGAGGATAATCATCCTCCCTTGTACTTTATTCTTAATCATTTATGGATAAATTTACTATCCTATTTAGGAATTGTAAGAAATATTGATATTGGAATAATGAGAACACTTCCCGCTTTTTTGGGTATTCTCTCTATCCCTGGAATCTACATTTTAAGTTCTATTAGTTTTCGATCTCGTTTAGCTGGACAAATTAGTGCAGCATTAATGGCAGTATCCCCATATGGTATTTATCTTGCACAAGAAGCACGACATTATACATTCGCAATTTTATTTGTTATAGCATCTTTACTGTGTTTAATTATTGCTATTAAAAGAATTAGAGAAGATTTGATTGTTCCTTATTGGTTAGTTTTAGTTTGGTCGTTAGTTAATAGTATCGGATTATCTATTCATTACTTCTTTTGTTTAACCTTAATATCAGAAATTATAACTTTAGTATTTTTAGCTCGTAGTCAATCACAAAGAAAATCATTAATTTTACAAAAAATAAATTATTATCGTATTTTTTTAATAATTATAGGAACTTCCTGCACAGGTTTGATATGGTTACTAACCATAATACCTAAAGGTTATGGTAATGATATGATTAGTTGGATTCACCCAATAAACAATATCCTATATTTTATTAGTCCTCCTTTTCAATTATTAGCTGTTTGGATTCCAATGATTTCACTTTTACCAGTGGAATCTTCTTCTATTCCTATCGTAATTTTGTCTGGGTTAATTTTATTGTTGTTTTTCATCTACTTAGTACCGTATATCTTGCGAGAAGTAAAAGTAGGTTTAAAAAATAAACAATTTCGTTTACCTTTCATTATATTTATATTTTTTATTTCTATAGTTATCAGTCTTTTTCTAATTATTACTTACCTAGCTAAATTAGATTTAACTCGTGGCGCACGTTATAGTTTTACTTATTTTCCAGCTGTAATAGCACTCTTGGGAGGAATTTTGGCAATTCCTTGGCAGGATAACATACAACATCAATTCTTGAAGACCGATCCCTTTTTCTTATTAAACAGAAAAATAGGTTTTTACATCATATGGATTATGGGTTTATTAGGTTCAATAACAGTATTGGTAAATTTAGGATATCAAAAATATTATAGACCTGAACAATTCGTTAATATTTTTGAAAATACAGTATCTCATCATGCTGTAATTGTTACTACTCATAAAAGTTTAGTTCAAATAGGAGAGATGATGGGGATAGGATTAGAATTACGGAATAGTCAGAAATTAACAAATACTTCTTTTTTATTAGTGAACGAAGATAAAAAATATTCCTCTCAAGAAACTAAAACTTTACAAACGATTGTTGAAAATATTAAGGATCCCTTAGAAGTTTGGACCGTTAATTTTAATGATTCTATTAAGCTTAAGAATTGCGATTTTGACAAAAAAAAGTATCCTCATATTGATGGATATCGATATGAGAGATACATTTGTAATTGA
- a CDS encoding ABC transporter ATP-binding protein: protein MKGEPLIELKNVSKSFGGYNILDNINLTIYRGEALVIIGPSGTGKSTILRLIAGLLSLDTGKIYIKGKERKGIIEDGYQPMRIALVFQQAALFDSLTVDENVGFFLYEHSKLSRPKIRKLVDKKLAMVGLHGISDRYPSQLSGGMRKRVSFARALMSNPENSLDNPEIVLYDEPTAGLDPISSTVVENLVRDLQNDFEGCESYVMVSHQDSTIRRTADRVIFLYGGKIQWEGKVNEIDSTNNPIVRQFFNASVKGPIRVTD, encoded by the coding sequence ATGAAAGGAGAACCATTAATTGAGTTGAAAAATGTTTCTAAATCTTTTGGTGGCTATAATATCCTAGATAACATTAATTTAACTATCTATAGAGGAGAAGCTCTGGTCATTATAGGACCGTCAGGTACAGGTAAATCAACTATTTTACGTCTTATAGCTGGGTTACTATCATTAGATACAGGAAAAATTTATATTAAGGGTAAAGAACGTAAAGGAATTATTGAAGATGGTTACCAACCTATGCGGATTGCTTTAGTTTTTCAACAGGCAGCATTATTTGATTCACTAACAGTTGATGAAAATGTTGGTTTTTTTCTCTATGAACATTCTAAATTATCTCGTCCCAAAATTCGAAAACTAGTTGATAAAAAACTAGCAATGGTAGGACTGCATGGAATAAGTGATCGTTATCCTTCTCAACTTTCAGGAGGAATGCGCAAGAGAGTTAGTTTTGCTAGAGCTTTAATGTCTAATCCTGAAAATTCCTTAGATAATCCAGAAATAGTTTTATATGATGAACCTACTGCTGGCTTAGATCCTATTTCTTCGACTGTTGTTGAGAACTTAGTTCGTGATTTACAAAATGATTTTGAAGGCTGTGAAAGCTACGTCATGGTATCTCACCAAGATAGTACGATTAGACGTACTGCAGATAGAGTGATTTTTTTATATGGTGGAAAGATTCAATGGGAAGGAAAAGTCAATGAAATTGACTCTACAAATAATCCTATTGTTCGACAATTTTTTAATGCTAGTGTTAAAGGTCCTATTCGAGTAACTGATTAA
- the rpmA gene encoding 50S ribosomal protein L27, with amino-acid sequence MAHKKGTGSTRNGRDSHSQRLGVKRFGGQVVKAGNILIRQRGTKVHPGNNVGIGKDDTLFALVNGIVTFEHKTKSRKKVSVYPIIN; translated from the coding sequence ATGGCGCATAAAAAAGGAACAGGTAGTACTCGAAATGGGCGTGACTCCCACTCCCAAAGACTTGGAGTTAAACGCTTTGGTGGACAAGTAGTTAAAGCAGGAAACATTTTAATTCGTCAAAGAGGAACAAAAGTTCATCCAGGCAACAATGTAGGAATAGGTAAAGACGATACCCTATTTGCTTTAGTCAATGGAATAGTAACCTTTGAGCATAAAACAAAAAGCCGTAAAAAGGTAAGTGTATATCCAATAATTAACTGA
- a CDS encoding DUF1517 domain-containing protein, translating to MNFFRDQVNSFTGKTRFLVSRIFLHLSGEDIAPLLGILNEEARVAVEQEGDLLIMGEGLVRICQYLLQLSFNWQSSANEGDIFWEEDTAGDYFNELFTDSGQRYLSNEDLESDTEKEESTLVLPANRNLVIMITIACTGEVPDLETNLADKEALEYGLKALLNLHYQERLEALQIHYSPAHFGDELTNDQLLLNFPELVPL from the coding sequence ATGAACTTTTTTCGTGATCAGGTTAATAGTTTTACAGGCAAGACTCGTTTTCTAGTTTCCCGTATTTTTTTGCATCTTTCAGGAGAAGATATAGCTCCTTTATTAGGAATTCTTAATGAAGAAGCACGAGTAGCGGTAGAACAAGAGGGAGATTTGCTTATAATGGGAGAAGGATTAGTTAGGATTTGCCAATATCTTCTTCAGCTTAGTTTTAATTGGCAATCGTCTGCTAACGAGGGAGATATTTTTTGGGAAGAAGATACTGCAGGAGATTATTTTAATGAACTTTTTACTGATTCAGGGCAACGTTACTTAAGTAATGAAGACTTAGAATCGGATACAGAAAAAGAAGAATCTACTCTAGTTTTACCAGCTAATCGTAATTTAGTTATTATGATTACTATTGCTTGTACAGGAGAAGTGCCAGATTTGGAAACTAACCTTGCTGATAAAGAAGCGTTAGAATATGGATTAAAAGCTTTGTTGAACCTTCATTATCAAGAACGTTTAGAAGCACTACAAATTCATTATTCTCCAGCACATTTTGGAGATGAGCTCACTAATGATCAATTATTACTAAATTTTCCTGAATTAGTTCCCTTATAA
- a CDS encoding 2Fe-2S iron-sulfur cluster-binding protein, whose amino-acid sequence MSKRYTVEIYHQETNYAIEVSEDEKILESARKAGIEIPLSCEAGVCTTCTAFLLEGKVEQGEGMGLSPQLQKEGYALLCVSYPRSDLKLVTEKEDKVYDRQFSPNT is encoded by the coding sequence ATGTCAAAGAGATATACAGTCGAAATTTATCATCAAGAAACTAATTATGCTATCGAAGTTTCTGAAGATGAAAAAATTTTAGAATCAGCTAGGAAGGCTGGTATTGAAATACCATTATCTTGTGAAGCAGGAGTATGTACAACCTGTACTGCTTTCTTGTTAGAGGGTAAGGTAGAACAGGGGGAAGGAATGGGTTTGTCCCCTCAACTTCAAAAGGAAGGTTATGCTCTATTGTGTGTTTCATATCCTCGGTCTGATTTAAAACTAGTTACTGAAAAAGAAGATAAAGTATATGATCGACAATTTTCACCAAATACTTAA
- the hrcA gene encoding heat-inducible transcriptional repressor HrcA, with product MTIPFFLNQRYQKILRAAVQHYIATAEPVGSNTLVREYNLSISSATIRNTLGKLEKAGFLYQPHTSAGRIPSDFGYRIYVDNLMIPDHNCTKNIKRKLNQQLDSKVYDCNETFLQKVAQILANLSGYIALITLPQILPNELHHLQLIQISPKQIMFVVVTNDYKTQSILVDIPSILIHDNKDRLDKKLQIFSNFLNSNLKGKSILDIPNSTWQKIDQDFIDYSDFLKGLLKQLKNNLQLSISTQIIIHGVSEILRQPEFSQMKQVKMLIRLLEEEQDKLQSLILDFPESKISNKQVNIRIGNENPLKSMHLYSLIYSTYCQHNVPVGSVGIIGPTRMLYDNTIPLVESTADYLSKMFS from the coding sequence ATGACTATTCCTTTTTTTTTAAATCAAAGATATCAAAAAATTTTACGAGCGGCAGTTCAACATTATATTGCCACGGCGGAACCCGTTGGATCTAATACTTTGGTTAGAGAATACAATTTAAGTATTAGTTCAGCGACCATTCGCAATACATTAGGAAAACTAGAAAAGGCAGGATTTTTGTATCAACCCCATACTTCTGCTGGTAGAATACCATCTGACTTTGGTTATCGAATATATGTAGATAACTTAATGATTCCGGATCATAATTGTACAAAGAATATTAAACGCAAGTTAAATCAACAATTAGATTCAAAAGTTTATGACTGCAACGAAACTTTTTTACAAAAAGTAGCTCAGATATTGGCAAACTTGAGCGGCTATATAGCTCTCATTACTCTTCCGCAAATATTACCCAATGAATTACATCACTTACAGTTAATACAAATATCTCCTAAACAAATAATGTTTGTTGTTGTAACTAATGATTATAAAACTCAATCTATCTTAGTAGATATTCCATCTATTTTAATTCATGATAATAAAGATCGATTAGATAAAAAATTACAGATTTTCTCTAATTTCTTAAATAGTAATTTAAAAGGAAAATCTATATTAGACATTCCCAACTCAACTTGGCAAAAAATAGATCAAGACTTTATTGATTACTCTGATTTTTTAAAAGGACTTCTTAAACAGTTAAAAAATAATCTTCAATTATCTATTTCTACTCAAATAATAATTCATGGTGTTTCAGAAATTTTGAGACAACCTGAGTTTTCTCAAATGAAGCAGGTAAAAATGCTAATTCGTTTATTAGAAGAAGAACAAGATAAATTACAATCTTTAATCTTAGATTTTCCTGAGAGTAAAATATCAAATAAACAAGTAAATATTAGGATTGGAAATGAAAATCCGCTAAAATCTATGCATCTTTATAGTTTAATTTATTCAACTTACTGTCAACATAATGTTCCGGTTGGAAGTGTTGGTATTATTGGCCCAACGCGAATGCTATATGACAATACTATTCCTCTTGTAGAATCAACAGCAGATTATTTATCCAAAATGTTTAGTTGA
- a CDS encoding EamA family transporter — protein MTFQEFCLLLVSVLASALGQLFLKMGALKLGKVNALNIISHISKIIIIPELLLGLSCYGVGAIAYILLLTRVNLSVAGPSASIIYIFSVLIGYFIFKEVIPVYRALGLGLVVCGVILVVWKPS, from the coding sequence ATGACTTTTCAAGAGTTTTGTTTATTGTTAGTTTCTGTACTTGCAAGTGCTCTAGGTCAATTATTTTTAAAAATGGGAGCTTTAAAATTAGGTAAAGTTAATGCTCTCAATATCATAAGTCATATTTCAAAAATTATTATTATTCCAGAATTACTTTTAGGGTTATCTTGCTATGGGGTAGGAGCGATTGCATATATTTTGTTATTGACTCGTGTTAACTTGAGTGTAGCTGGACCATCTGCATCGATTATTTATATATTTTCAGTTTTAATTGGCTATTTCATTTTCAAGGAAGTTATTCCTGTTTATCGTGCTCTTGGGCTCGGGCTAGTAGTGTGTGGTGTCATTTTAGTCGTATGGAAACCTAGTTAA
- a CDS encoding TRAP transporter small permease subunit, which yields MQKLLNIAKVIDAINEWIGRFAYWIILLMIFIGVWNVVGRYVGRFLGYSLTSNALIEIQWYLFDIVFFLGAAYTLKHNGHVRVDVFYKDLSLKQKALVDFVGTFIFLIPFCLVIIYYSWDNIINSWKSLEISPDPGGLARYPIKSMIIVSSVSLIFQGISEAIKSLSKFKKQLNSQEENHDPNI from the coding sequence TTGCAAAAATTACTTAACATCGCTAAGGTTATAGATGCTATTAATGAATGGATAGGCAGATTTGCTTATTGGATAATCTTATTAATGATCTTTATAGGTGTTTGGAATGTTGTAGGGAGATATGTAGGAAGATTTCTTGGATATAGTTTAACTTCCAATGCACTTATTGAAATACAATGGTACTTATTTGATATTGTCTTTTTCCTAGGAGCAGCATATACTCTTAAACACAATGGACATGTTAGGGTGGATGTCTTTTACAAAGATTTGTCATTGAAGCAAAAAGCGTTAGTAGATTTTGTAGGTACTTTCATTTTTTTAATTCCGTTTTGTTTAGTAATAATTTATTATTCTTGGGATAACATTATAAATTCCTGGAAATCTTTAGAAATATCTCCGGATCCTGGGGGCTTAGCTCGTTATCCTATCAAATCAATGATAATTGTTAGTAGCGTATCACTGATTTTCCAAGGAATATCTGAAGCTATAAAAAGTTTAAGTAAATTTAAAAAGCAATTAAACTCTCAGGAGGAAAACCATGATCCAAACATATGA
- a CDS encoding TRAP transporter large permease, which translates to MIQTYDGLGPLMFAVALVLLSLGYPVAFSLGGVSIIFACIGVSLDIFNPVFLSALPSRIFGIMGNYTLLAIPYFIFLGSMLEKTGIAEKLLLTMGILFGKLRGGLALAVVIVGALLAATTGVVAATVVAMGLISLPIMLRYGYNKQLAAGVIVASGTLGQLIPPSIVLVVLADQLSIPVGNLFIGSVVPGLMMASVFALHVIIIAIIRPDIAPAIPKEERSIGIKALAKQVVQAMLPPLLLIFLVMGGIFFGFATPTEAGAVGALGTIILAAFNGQLNWITLRQVCDTTLRISTMVIFILFGSTAFSLIFRGVHGDQFMLNILTTLPGGKYSFLIVSMLTVFILGFFIDFFEIAFIVIPIFKPVAETLGIDLLWYGVILAANLQTSFLTPPFGFALFYLRGVAPPELKTEEIYYGVIPFILLQLLVLILIVIFPAFVNFLPSLSTHIR; encoded by the coding sequence ATGATCCAAACATATGACGGATTAGGTCCACTCATGTTTGCTGTAGCACTAGTTCTGTTATCGTTGGGATATCCAGTTGCTTTTTCTTTAGGTGGGGTATCAATAATTTTCGCTTGTATTGGGGTATCTTTAGATATTTTTAATCCAGTCTTTTTAAGTGCATTGCCAAGTAGAATCTTTGGCATTATGGGGAACTATACATTGCTAGCTATTCCATATTTTATTTTTTTAGGTTCAATGCTTGAAAAGACAGGCATTGCCGAAAAATTATTATTAACTATGGGGATATTATTTGGTAAATTGCGTGGAGGATTAGCATTAGCAGTTGTTATAGTAGGAGCACTATTAGCAGCAACTACTGGAGTAGTTGCTGCTACCGTAGTTGCTATGGGATTAATTTCTCTCCCAATTATGTTGCGCTATGGATATAATAAACAACTTGCAGCAGGAGTAATAGTAGCTTCAGGAACGTTAGGTCAGTTAATTCCGCCTAGTATAGTTTTAGTTGTATTAGCTGACCAATTAAGTATTCCTGTTGGAAATTTATTTATTGGTTCAGTTGTTCCAGGATTAATGATGGCGAGCGTCTTTGCTCTACACGTTATTATAATTGCTATTATACGTCCTGATATTGCACCTGCAATTCCTAAAGAAGAAAGAAGCATTGGTATAAAAGCATTAGCCAAACAAGTCGTACAAGCTATGCTTCCGCCTTTGCTGCTCATTTTTTTAGTTATGGGGGGTATCTTCTTCGGTTTTGCTACTCCAACAGAAGCGGGGGCTGTAGGCGCTTTGGGGACTATTATCTTAGCTGCTTTTAATGGACAGCTAAATTGGATAACCCTCAGGCAAGTCTGTGATACTACGTTACGTATCAGCACTATGGTGATCTTTATACTTTTTGGATCAACTGCCTTTAGCCTCATCTTCCGGGGAGTGCATGGAGATCAGTTTATGTTAAATATATTAACAACACTCCCAGGAGGAAAATATAGCTTCTTAATTGTCAGCATGTTGACAGTTTTCATCTTAGGATTTTTTATTGATTTTTTTGAAATAGCTTTTATAGTTATTCCTATTTTTAAACCTGTTGCTGAGACTTTAGGTATAGATTTACTTTGGTATGGGGTTATTCTTGCAGCAAATTTACAAACTTCTTTTTTGACGCCCCCTTTCGGATTCGCTCTTTTTTATTTGAGAGGAGTAGCTCCCCCAGAATTAAAAACAGAAGAAATTTATTATGGTGTTATTCCCTTCATTCTACTTCAACTGTTAGTACTAATCTTGATAGTTATCTTTCCTGCTTTTGTAAATTTTCTACCTTCATTAAGTACTCACATTAGGTAG